The nucleotide window GGCCACGCTGCGCGAGGATGGCTCCTGGCTGCTGGACGGCCAGATGCCGGTTTCGGAGTTGAAGGCGCGGCTCGATATTCGCGATTTGCCGGGCGAAGACCGGGGGCGCTACAACACCGTCGCCGGCCTGCTGCTCTCCGCATCCGGGCATTTGCCGGCGGTGGGCGAGCGCATTCCCTGCGCGGGCTGGGTATTCGAGGTCGTGGATTTGGACGGGCGGCGTATCGACAAGGTTTGGGCCCAGCCGGCCAATCCGCAGCCGGCCCTGGAGCCGTAATCGCGCGGGGGATATTGTGGAAATTGCGTATGTGTAAATCCGTGCAAAGCCGTGCGCGGTGTTTTGAATATCCATATAATGGGGCCTTCATTTCACCACTACCCCTATATCACCATGACCATCTCTTACGATGAGCTGCTCAAACAGCGTGAAGCCCTGGACTTGCAAATCAACGAAGCCCGCAAGGCGGCTTTGGACGGCGCCATTTCCCAGGTTCGCACTCTCGTGGCCAAGTTCGAGCTGACGCCCCAGGACGTGTTTCCCGCCGGCCGTGTCGCACGCCCCGCATCCCCGACGGGTGCCAAGGTCGCTCCTAAATACCGCAACCCCGCCACCGGCCAAACCTGGACCGGCCGCGGCAAGCCGCCGCGTTGGATCCAGAACGAAAATCGCGAGCAGTTCGCGATCTGATCGCCTCCTGGCCGCATTCGGCACGAAAAACCCGCATTCAGCGGGTTTTTTGTTTTGTGGGTATTCCAGTGGGCTATTGCACGGGCGCGTGGTTTGTCGAGAATGGGGGCAAACACCCGCATCGCCATCCCCACGTCAGGAGTATTTCCATGGCCTCTTCGTCGTCCACGGCCGCGCGCCATCCCTTCGCCTCCACGCTCAAGGCGTTCGAGACCGCATCGGGGCGCAGCGGCAAGCTGTATTCGCTGCCCGCGCTGGCGCGCAAGTTTCCGGGTATCCGGCGCCTGCCGGTGTCGCTGCGCATCGTGCTCGAAGCCGTGCTGCGCCACTGCGACGGCCGCAAGGTCACCCCCGCGCACGTGGAGCAACTGGCGCGCTGGCAGCCGCAGGCCGAGCGCAAGGACGAGATTCCGTTCGT belongs to Acidovorax sp. YS12 and includes:
- a CDS encoding H-NS histone family protein, which produces MTISYDELLKQREALDLQINEARKAALDGAISQVRTLVAKFELTPQDVFPAGRVARPASPTGAKVAPKYRNPATGQTWTGRGKPPRWIQNENREQFAI